One Cervus canadensis isolate Bull #8, Minnesota chromosome 1, ASM1932006v1, whole genome shotgun sequence genomic window carries:
- the LOC122448010 gene encoding MARCKS-related protein-like, protein MGAASGSGAEAGCSLVPPPLPGHPSTSDASPTPPPARPTRPNYPLQREPGAAPGAPRAEPPTMGSQSSKAPRGDVTTEEAAGASPAKVNGQENGHVKSNGDLSPKGEGESPPVNGTEEAAGATGDAIEPAPPSQGAEAKGEVPPKETPKKKKKFSFKKPFKLSGLSFKRNRKEGGDDSSASSPTEEEQEQGEISACGEKGTAQEGKAAATPESQEPQAKGAEASAAAKGGDAEEAGPQAAEPSTPSGPESDPAPASEQNE, encoded by the coding sequence ATGGGCGCAGCTAGCGGGTCGGGCGCGGAGGCGGGGTGCAGCTTGgttcccccccccctccccggacACCCCTCCACCTCAGACGCGAGCCCCACCCCTCCGCCGGCCAGGCCCACCCGACCGAACTATCCCCTGCAGCGCGAGCCCGGGGCGGCTCCGGGCGCCCCCCGAGCAGAACCCCCCACCATGGGCAGCCAGAGCTCCAAGGCTCCGCGGGGCGACGTGACCACCGAGGAGGCAGCAGGCGCTTCCCCCGCCAAGGTCAACGGACAGGAGAACGGCCACGTGAAAAGCAACGGAGACTTATCCCCCAAAGGTGAAGGGGAATCGCCCCCCGTGAATGGAACAGAGGAGGCAGCGGGGGccactggtgatgccatcgagccaGCACCCCCTAGCCAGGGTGCTGAGGCTAAGGGGGAGGTCCCCCCCAAGGAGAcccccaagaagaagaagaaattctctTTCAAGAAGCCTTTCAAATTGAGCGGCCTGTCCTTCAAGAGAAATCGGAAGGAGGGTGGGGATGATTCGTCTGCCTCCTCACCCACAGAGGAAGAGCAGGAGCAGGGGGAGATCAGTGCCTGCGGCGAGAAGGGCACTGCCCAGGAAGGGAAGGCTGCTGCCACCCCTGAGAGCCAGGAGCCCCAGGCCAAAGGGGCAGAGGCCAGCGCTGCCGCCAAGGGAGGAGACGCAGAAGAGGCAGGGCCCCAGGCCGCAGAGCCATCCACTCCCTCGGGGCCAGAGAGTGACCCTGCACCGGCCAGCGAGCAGAAT